CGTCATCAATACTAAAACTGTGACAGCCTGATCCACTCTTGCCTGGGAGCCCACTTTTCCCACTAATGCTGAATGGTTGGAGCCCAGATGGCATTCAGCACTAAAGGGGGAAATGCCCGAATCTGAAAAGGAACCAAAAGAAATGGTACCAAGGAAAGGAGATGGGAATGGAAAACAAGTTCCCAGAGTATCTCTGTCAACAAGCATGTAGACTCTTTATTACTAGAATATGCAGAATCCCGTGGGAATtgctacatacatacatacatacatacatacatatatatatatatttttttttttttttcttttgccttaacTCTTCCCTTGCCAGTCCTTCCCTGGCTGGTTGAACTGCCTCAGCAAGGGGGAGGGTCTGTCCCATCCAGAAGCCACTCAATAGCAGGCCTCAGGAGCTGCACTCCTCACAGTGACAGGAGAGGATGTACCGGTAGGTGGCCGTGAGTCGCATGCCCCCTGAGCAGCGCAGCCGCAGTGCCTTCAGCTTGGACGTCTGGGGCCGGCAGCAGTGACAGGAGGAGCGGAAGGGCTGCTTGAGGACAGTGCTGAAGGAGACCAAGGGCTCAGACCGTGACGCCTGGCTGCAGTGTCCCTCACACCGGGCCAGGAGTACCATCTGGGGAGAGAAAAGAAGTGGTTACTTCaggtgcgtgcgtgctaagttgtttccatcatgtcagactttttgtgactctatggactgtagcccgccaggctcctctgtccatgggattctccaggcaagaatactagagtggattgccatgccctcctccaggagatcttcaggacccagggatcaaacgtacatctcttatgtctcctgcattggcaggcgggttctttactactagcgccacctgggaagcccagttacccACGGGGAAGCCAAAACCTTAGCCAAGTTCCAAAGCATCCTTTAAAAGGCCCTAACACTCCTGGCTGGATGAGTTCCTGCTGGAAGAGACCAGTGTAAAAACATTTACACACCTACTTTTAAGTCCACAGTTTAGCACTCTTATCGTTATGGCTTTAAAAGTTATAACACAAGATCTTTACATTAAGGACTGGGGGAAAAGATTCATTCAAAACAAAGCCTGATATATACAtgctttttgcttcattttaaatacattaattttttaaagttcctcattttttttcatctggTGGTAAAAGGCTAGTGCAACTTTTCatcaaaataaagtttgccacagACATAAATGAATTTTCCCAATTGAAACTGGCCTTTCAGCTGCTATTCAATGAAATTTCCCAACCTAAGTGAAAAAGAATCTGTATCTGTCATTATACACGAAAATATGAAGTATGATAGCATCACCCGTGGTtgctgttcaattgctaagtcatgtccgactctgtgagaccccgtggactgcagcacgccaggcctccctgtccctcactgtctcccagggtttgcccaggttcatgtccattgaatcggtgatgctatccaaccatctctacATTGCTGCAAATTTGCTTCTAAAATGTCAACACTCAGGCCCCATCTCAGGCCAAGTGAATTTATATCCTCTGGAGTTGAGCCCAGACTTTCATGGTTTTCCAAGCTCTTTAGGTGATTCTGAAGGTGCGCTGGGGATTTAGTACCACCGGACACAGCCCACCACCATGATgtgcaaatgaaaaccaaagaataaaagaaatttttactGACAGGTGGTAGTTTACCACTGGCTCCATGCCAGTTCCATCAGTCTCAAAATGTAGAACGTCATTCCAAACTGCAATCGGGGGTAAATAAAGAATgactacagaaaaagaaaagaaatttgctATCTACAGGAAattactaaagagaaaaaaatatggtttctgaagaagaaaaagagaataacCTAATGATGCTTAGGAAGAACTATTCGGGGCACTACAACTTGGAACAAGAGAGTGAAATAGAAACGGGATGTTTTGAGACCTGGAATcacacttctgggcatatatgtTGAAGAAGACTAAGATTATGTGCAATTGCATTTTCAGAGTCGTTTAAGGCAAATATTAGGATGCATTCATTCTGACCATCTCCATTTCCAAAGGTAGGCTAGGGCGATAATAAAGCTTAGGTTTAAGTAGCAGAGGCTGTGTGTTctttgtgaaagtgaaactgttagtcactcagttgtgtctgactctttgtgactccatggactgtagcccaccaggcttctctccatggaattccctaggcaaggatactggagtgggttgccatgcccttctccaagggatcttccctacccagggatcgaacctgggtctcccacattgcaggcagattctttaccacttgagctacctgggaagattCTTTATAGGGGCTCTTAATGTGTCTTTAGTAAACAGACCCTTTAAGAATCTGATGCAAGCTACCAAAGTTTTCCAGCAAACAATGGATATAAGCACAAACCTTATATTTTGCATACAGAGTAAAAGGATGGAGCAGAGACTCATTTATGTGTACCATACATAAATGGTATCCTGGGAGTGGTAGTCATAGTGAGAGAAGGGTGGGTAGCTTGATTCATTAAGCTATGGAACATTATATATTGGGGCACAGAAGGTGGTGGAAACCTGAGATTATTGGTCTGTTTATGTGGGAGGGTCTTGCTTGGTGAATTTCACATTAAGTGATGGAAAAAAAGTTGCCCTATACTTCCAGAACCCACAAGAACATAAAAAGTGGAACTATTCAAATAAAAGATTAAACAGTCCATAAATATGCATGAAACTGTTTGACATTTATCTCATGGTATTTTAAGAATTAgcaattatttttgaaaacttacCAGCTATTATCATCTCTAATATCATCCTATAGGACAGAATTTAATGCCCAAGAATTAAAAGAAGTAAATGGCCTACCCATCTTTCCAAAAGGCAAAGATGACTTCTGGTAATCAGAACTCATTAACATCAATATCTGAAAAGATGCTGGGTGAATTCAATAATCTCTTAGCAACCAACAAGAGAAGATGAGACTAGCAGGGCTTGGTGAAGGATACGTTGGACTAGACCTactgatttattttctctgaaaggTCACAGAGGCAGGGAAAAAATGGCAGCTGTAAGTCATTTTGATTGTATTAAAGGTTGGATTCTACCCTGCCTGCTCTTCATATTGACAGGGAAAGCAGACATGATCTGAAACTGGTTTTGAGAGACTATGCCACAAGTCTATATCATACATGCCAGTTATTGGTGCCCGCACCATCCATCTAATGAGAGAAAAAGTTCAAGGTCTTCCCAGTCTCTTCTTACCCTTGATATACATGGAAATAGTTCCTTCACATCTCACTTTGGAGTAATGTTAAAATTGCTCATCTCTAATGTGGATCATCTATTAGGCAGATGAATAGTTCTTCAAAGGATCACCTCTACAAATGGAGTCTTTCTAGATTCAGTTTCAGTCTGGATAGATAGAGCTAAGCTGTGGCAGCAGACTTCATTCAGAAGGGCAAAGACATATGGTGTGTCATATCCAAATGAGAcatggagatgtaagagaggtgggttccatccctggatcaggaaatggCAATTCGCTCCAGTTtttttgactggaaaatcccatggacagaagaacccatggggtctcaaggaattggacactactgagcatgcacacaccaccTATGATGGAAGCTAACATTTATcgaatttcatttaattctcataacaatctTCTGTgaaagatactattattatctgtGTCAttattacagatgaggagactggggCTTTAGAGAGTTTAAATAAATTCCCCAGACTCACCTATCTGGTAAAAGGCAGAGCTgaaatcaaatccaggtctgttTAAAACCAAAGCCCTAGTCTAAGGCACTGTAATATCATGCCTCCTAATATTAAGATGCTTTCCTGAGGCATGAGCCAACTCACCCCTACTGTTATCTACTTTGACCTGCCTACgatatggagtcctaaccatatAACGAGTCTGACCCTTTTCTTATGTATGGGCTTCTTGGGACCCATCATCACTATCTCTAAACTTAAGCACAGCTGGATCTTCTAAGAGCGATGGCAGTCCTAAATAATATCTCCTCCACTGTCAAGTCTCTTGCCCAACTCCATTCCCCAGTGATTGAAAGACTCCCACAACCTCCAAGCAATTCACTGGATGATACCACACACCCTCTAACTGGTCACCAATCCATCCTTCAGTTCAATAGAACTTTGACACCTTCAAGCATCAGTTTACCTGCCAAAACACATTGGCCCCCAGCTTATGCTCAAGCACATTCCTCATACATGGGTGACCTGGCTGTATTTTATTAATTCCTCTGCATTTTGCAGTGCACTTAACTACTCTTAATGGAGACCATACACACTGCTCCATTATCAAAtcaagaaatgaacatttttggACAAAGAACCCACATGGAGCTGCACCCCTACAGGAGTGGGTTCAATAGGTGGTTATTGCTCATACAAACTTCTATTGATTTTTCACAGCTTgcactggggaggggagggggaatgtgtgtgtgtgtgtgtgtgtgtgtgtgtgtgacagataCATAGTATCTGCTTTTGATCAGGTTcaatttttgctattttatggCTTGATGCTAGGAAGTTAGGCAACTTCTCCAGCAGCCTCATTGTATCTCCCCAACCTTGGAATCGCTTGGCTCTGGCTGGATGTGAAATCTAGTTCTTTTTAACATAAACAGAGCTGCCGGGTTCAGAGTATTTGCTCGAGGAtagacttttttcattttctaatctgATTTCCATGTGCTGAGGCTAAGAGCAACAGAAGGTCCTTGGGTagtaataaaagaataataatgatgatgatatataacatgtattgagcatttactaggctccaggcactgtgccaagccCTTCACAGGCAACTTAATACTTAACAACCACTTCAAAAGGTAAACTCTCCCCACTTTACAAATTAAGAAATTCAAAGGCAGAGGATAAGTTAtctgcctgaagtcacacagctgtaCAATGGAGGGCCAAGTTTCTGAACCAAGACCCCACGATTCCTGAGCTCTCTCTCCTAACTGTGATGCTATACTGTCAGGGCATAAAAGTCAGCCTTTCAAGCTCTCAAGTTTCTAGCATAAGATGCTAGTTGGTCATAAACAAGTTCAGGCTACATTGTGAGGGTTGTAGCCAGCTGTGATTCCTGGGGCCAGCCCAAGGATTGCAGCCAGATACCTCAGGCTCCCACTCTCTCTGGTGACCTACCACAGTTCTTAGATAGTTATGTCTTTTGCTGCAATACACAAGCGTCTTCCAAGAGGGAGAAAACCCAAACACAGATGGTTTTCATTACCCCTGTTGAAAGACTCACCCTCTCTAAAGCCACTTTCTTTTCCTGTCATGTGGAGACCCCATGAATTCCTGGTGCAGGTCATGGGCTCCATCACTATCAGAATAAAGACCCACCTGTTCCATCCTTCACTATCAGAATAGGGTTTTGGCTATTTTAGCTCAATCGATTGAGAAAAAATTTTTGCGTTTTCTTAGCAGTGAACATCCCTTATTCCATGGCACCCCTTGAAGCACCCCGCTTTCTCCTCAGGAACGTGACTCACCTCTGCTTCTCCCCTTCCTCACCTCACCAACATCATTGATAAATGACTGTTTAGCTCATCTCCAGAGACCCAGGTCAACCTCTGAGGGGTCCGTGTCAGGCTTAGGGCATCCACAAAATGGCACCCAGGGGGAGGAAGTAGTTGTGGGTGGTGGGGTGAGCTCTCATAGGGCGGGTGGAAACTTGGTGGATTCCAGCTAGAACCTGGTCCCTTTACTCCGG
This genomic interval from Bos indicus x Bos taurus breed Angus x Brahman F1 hybrid chromosome X, Bos_hybrid_MaternalHap_v2.0, whole genome shotgun sequence contains the following:
- the NDP gene encoding norrin, producing the protein MRNHVLAASFSMLSLLALMGDTDSKTESSFMMDSDPQRCMRHHYVDSISHPLYKCSSKMVLLARCEGHCSQASRSEPLVSFSTVLKQPFRSSCHCCRPQTSKLKALRLRCSGGMRLTATYRYILSCHCEECSS